From one Marmota flaviventris isolate mMarFla1 chromosome 1, mMarFla1.hap1, whole genome shotgun sequence genomic stretch:
- the Pspn gene encoding persephin translates to MSTGRVLLGFLLLLSLQLGIGRSPDTQGAPVAEKEFLSEQTRDAGGTCRPPLDTHHPHARLRRAPASPCQLWSLTLPVAELGLGYASEEKITFCYCAGSCPRGARTQHGLTLARLRGQGRAFGGPCCRPTRYADVAFIDDHHRWQRLPQLSAAACSCG, encoded by the exons TCTGCTGCTCCTATCACTACAGCTGGGCATCGGCCGGAGCCCTGACACTCAGGGGGCTCCTGTGGCAGAGAAAGAGTTCTTGTCTGAGCAGACAAGAGATGCTGGAGGGACCTGCAGGCCGCCACTGG ACACTCACCACCCCCATGCTCGCTTACGCCGAGCCCCAGCCAGCCCCTGCCAACTGTGGAGCCTGACCCTACCCGTGGCGGAGCTGGGCCTGGGCTATGCCTCTGAGGAGAAGATCACCTTTTGCTACTGTGCTGGCAGCTGTCCCCGCGGAGCCCGCACCCAGCACGGTCTGACACTGGCCCGACTGCGGGGCCAGGGCCGAGCCTTTGGTGGGCCCTGCTGCCGGCCTACCCGCTATGCTGATGTGGCCTTCATTGATGACCATCACCGCTGGCAGCGGCTGCCCCAGCTCTCCGCAGCTGCCTGCAGCTGTGGGTGA
- the Alkbh7 gene encoding alpha-ketoglutarate-dependent dioxygenase alkB homolog 7, mitochondrial, whose amino-acid sequence MAGSGRLALRTLPGSGWVRGSGPAVLRRLQDSAVVQPGFLSKDEEETLSRELEPELRRRRYEYDHWDAAIHGFRETEKSRWSEASRAILQRVQSAAFDPGQTLLSRVHVLDLEPQGYIKPHVDSVKFCGATIAGLSLLSPSVMRLVHTQEPGQWLELLLEPGSLYILRGSARYDFSHEILRDEESFFGDRRIPRSRRISVICRSLPEGLGPGQPGQPPPAC is encoded by the exons ATGGCCGGGAGTGGGAGGTTGGCGCTGCGGACGCTGCCGGGGTCGGGCTGGGTGCGGGGCTCGGGCCCGGCGGTGCTGAGACGCCTGCAGGACTCGGCCGTGGTGCAGCCCGGCTTCTTGAGCAAGGACGAGGAGGAGACGCTGAGCCGCGAGCTGGAGCCTGAGCTGCGCCGCCGCCGCTACGAATATGATCACTGGGACGCG GCCATCCACGGCTTCCGGGAGACAGAGAAGTCGCGCTGGTCAGAGGCCAGCCGGGCCATCCTGCAGCGTGTGCAGTCAGCTGCCTTTGACCCTGGCCAGACCCTGCTGTCCCGGGTGCATGTGCTAGACCTGGAACCTCAGGGCTACATCAAGCCCCATGTCGACAGTGTCAAG TTCTGTGGAGCCACCATCGCTGGCCTGTCCCTGCTGTCTCCCAGTGTCATGAGGCTTGTGCACACCCAGGAGCCAGGGCAGTGGCTGGAACTGTTGCTGGAGCCTGGTTCCCTCTATATCCTAAG GGGCTCAGCCCGTTATGACTTCTCTCATGAGATTCTTCGGGATGAAGAGTCATTTTTTGGGGATCGGCGGATTCCACGGAGCCGACGCATCTCTGTGATCTGCCGCTCTCTCCCTGAGGGGCTGGGACCAGGGCAACCTGGACAGCCACCCCCAGCCTGCTGA
- the Clpp gene encoding ATP-dependent Clp protease proteolytic subunit, mitochondrial has protein sequence MWPRMLAGEAWVAAGKCRALGPRLAARFPAQRTPGSGLALRRSLHATAARAVPLIPIVVEQTGRGERAYDIYSRLLRERIVCVMGPIDDSVASLVIAQLLFLQSESNKKPIHMYINSPGGVVTAGLAIYDTMQYILNPICTWCVGQAASMGSLLLAAGSPGMRHSLPNSRIMIHQPSGGARGQATDIAIQAEEIMKLKKQLYNIYAKHTKQSLQVIESAMERDRYMSPMEAQEFGILDKVLVHPPQDGEDEPELVQKEPVATPTDPPAPAST, from the exons ATGTGGCCCCGAATGCTGGCAGGGGAGGCCTGGGTGGCGGCAGGCAAGTGCCGGGCGCTGGGGCCTCGCCTCGCCGCTCGCTTCCCCGCGCAGCGGACCCCCGGGAGCGGCCTGGCCCTGCGGCGGAGCTTGCACGCGACGGCGGCCCGGGCTGTCCCGCTCATCCCCATCGTGGTGGAGCAGACG GGTCGCGGCGAGCGCGCCTACGACATCTACTCGCGGCTCCTGCGGGAGCGCATCGTGTGCGTCATGGGCCCG ATTGATGACAGTGTGGCCAGCCTGGTAATCGCTCAGCTGCTCTTCCTGCAATCTGAGAGCAACAAGAAGCCCATCCACATGTACATCAATAGCCCTG GTGGTGTGGTGACCGCGGGCCTGGCCATCTATGACACGATGCAGTACATTCTGAACCCCATCTGCACGTGGTGCGTGGGTCAGGCCGCCAGCATGGGCTCCCTGCTGCTTGCCGCCGGTAGCCCCGGCATGCGCCACTCACTCCCCAACTCCCGCATTATGATCCACCAGCCCTCAGGGGGCGCCCGG GGCCAAGCCACAGACATTGCCATACAGGCAGAGGAGATTATGAAGCTCAAGAAACAGCTGTACAACATCTATGCCAAGCACACCAAGCAGAGCCTGCAAGTGATCG AATCTGCCATGGAGAGGGACCGCTACATGAGCCCCATGGAGGCCCAGGAGTTTGGCATCCTAGACAAGGTACTGGTCCACCCCCCTCAGGATGGTGAGGATGAGCCGGAGCTGGTGCAGAAAGAGCCTGTGGCGACGCCGACAGACCCTCCCGCCCCAGCAAGCACCTGA